The genomic DNA aaagtgtgtttgtttgtttatctttcgTTCAAGGGCTATTTTCAAGCTGCAATAAAAAAAGCGAATTATTAATAGTGGACACACACCTAAATTCAATAGTATGCCTGCCTTAGTATGtacgccttttaaccccgaaggggtaggcagaagtgtacattaTGGTACGTAACGTAATATCGCTGTACAattacaatgtacatccacttttcaccatttgtgttaagtcccatgtaatagggggtgagcctattgccatatattgggcacaattccagactccgtgctactgaagCTCAggaatattttgcccgacccgggaatcaaacccgagaccccttatcagGCAGTcgcattcgaccaacgaggcagtcaatagtATCTAAAGTTAAAattccataaaatattatatgagcTTTATATTCACATTCCATCATCTCGAATACAcaacatattatgtagatactgCATGTTTTATGTCACAAATGCTGTCCAAAACACGTAGTTGGATTATTTATGGAACCTGAATTATGAGAACGGACTGAACTCTCATAATGCTGTCATAGATACCagtgatattgtgaaatttagAATATGTACAATCGATAAAATATTCGGTGACCAGGGTAGATTAGTACCTAGTAGACGTAAGTCTGTAGCTGCGGACTGACTTCGGAGtagcggactgcctagcgggttaccgggactccggcttgaaaagcagatcTAGGAACGGGtcggttttaagtcagtaagagtctgacactgggAGTGtcagagaatgtcagactcttactgactcgcTTCGCCCATGGCGaaagaagtgattggatgatttttccccctcaaacaAGCAGTAcacgtaagtaaatatttaaaaaaaaactatgagaCAACAGTTCTCATACGTTTTCATAGCAAAAATAATGTACGAATTGTACAAAGCTCCGAGTATTTTGTCGATTGTACATATTCATCAAACCAGCATCGATGATTTAATAGTAAAATTGGGAATCGGACCTGTAATTTGTGTTCCACTCCATTCATAGTACtcatattgtatttattgtacatGAATAGTTACTTTTTAGGGCAGGAATAAATATTgttagtaatgtttatttaatacatacttaCCTTCACTTTATCTTAATGTTTTTCACATCACCATGTACAATCACATTTATAGACTACTGGGCCAACAAaacaactttgtttttatttttacaagaaaaaaatatagaaacgaCATAAAAGTAGAAGcaatttatttacctactacaCTGATAAGCTGATATTTTGGGACCGTGCGTGGGACGAAGTAGCCTCGCTATCTAAATGTAGCGTCGCCGTTGTCTGGAGGGCCCATTCTGTGATCGTTGCCGCAGGGAGGCTCCTGGTCTCTTCCTCCCTCTCTTAGGAGTACTTGGCGATCTTGGACACTTCAGGACTTCCTCCACAGCTGGGCAATGAGGCTGCATATCAGTAACAACAAGGGTGTAACgttcaataatattttggaaTTTTGAGGTCGATGAGTAATTTTGACtcgtattgatttttatactaGGTATaaacagacagaaaaaaatacctaaaaagaaagATGCAATCAAGTATTATTGCATTTGCTAGAAATAATCAAGCCTGTGTGTTCATCCATTAGCTCAGTCCTAGATTTCCAATACAAAAACGAGGAACTATCTAACTGTATTTACGGGTTATTTCAATGAAAGTCCGCTAGAATTAAGCTTGGAATGCTCAAAAATACGATAAAAGAGATGATGCCAAAGAGACACTATAAAGTTTAAGCTTAGAAATGAGTAAATAAAAGGAATAAAACATACAACCGGATTGTCCATTTTGGGGAGTCCATTTATTTTCTGCTTATTTAGGTTTCTCTATACATAGAATATTCGTAAAGCAATAATACACAAACCTATGACGACTGGTCCGAACAATAGTAACACACAGCCTAATAGGAATCGTATTATTGCATTATGTGCCTCCTCCTTTTGGTATAGTTCTAAACCTCGAAGCATGCAAACCAAACCTGCAATATTAAGAAATGTACACTAATacactaatatttataaagctgaaaagtttgtctgtttgaaCGTGcatatctccggaactactggtccaatttgaaaacttctttttgtgttgggtagaccatttatcgaggaaggttttaAGCTCTAAAACAtgacgctacaatcaataggagccgagcagagaggGTGAAACTGCGCAGAAGTTACTGGTGTAATATTGCTAGTGTGCAGTTCGATAGGGTGTTATTAGAATtgcaacataatattaaactcACCAGATGTAA from Spodoptera frugiperda isolate SF20-4 chromosome 26, AGI-APGP_CSIRO_Sfru_2.0, whole genome shotgun sequence includes the following:
- the LOC118264584 gene encoding uncharacterized protein LOC118264584 isoform X2 — encoded protein: MRFSILLATAFLLGFCMLTSGLVCMLRGLELYQKEEAHNAIIRFLLGCVLLLFGPVVIASLPSCGGSPEVSKIAKYS
- the LOC118264584 gene encoding uncharacterized protein LOC118264584 isoform X1, translated to MRFSILLATAFLLGFCMLTSGLVCMLRGLELYQKEEAHNAIIRFLLGCVLLLFGPVVIAVEEVLKCPRSPSTPKRGRKRPGASLRQRSQNGPSRQRRRYI